A single window of Caldimicrobium thiodismutans DNA harbors:
- a CDS encoding C40 family peptidase, which produces MKQKLIIPGKNLSPSPVEEGHPLVHEKTAIPSEPPKEESYITHQIAKGENLYRISKKYAVPLDEILRINQVSPQQLKPGMTLKIPKSKPSYEVQNLKPEKTKQALPQEPQKIYYIVKKGDTLQKIAKKNGITLEELKRLNHLSAKRVKPGQKLLVKILPPVRPEERELPAAGEDKYHIVKPGETLYSIALLYQVPLEKLMEANHLENNIIVVGQKLRIPPKLEIAEKPFVLQSPKESLESKEESLSQKFEKNILDKKNKILTPAMLSKEGEKALQQKFIELSANLADARYKLGGTGNGYLDCSAFVKLVYEELGINLPRSSLQQYQVGVPVERSELIPGDLVFFKTNGKRISHVGIYIGDNRFIHISSSRKRVSIDVLDDPYFQKRYAGAKRVLNGEVLEYFQDYLNKAQKDNSSKKSLTNPSSENTTSEAIL; this is translated from the coding sequence TTGAAACAAAAACTTATTATTCCTGGGAAAAATCTATCTCCTTCTCCAGTAGAAGAAGGGCATCCTTTAGTCCATGAAAAAACTGCTATCCCTTCAGAACCTCCTAAGGAGGAATCTTATATTACCCATCAGATAGCTAAGGGTGAGAATCTTTATAGAATATCCAAGAAATATGCTGTTCCTCTTGATGAAATCCTGCGGATTAACCAGGTTTCTCCACAGCAATTAAAACCTGGTATGACCTTGAAAATTCCAAAAAGTAAACCCTCCTATGAGGTCCAAAATTTAAAACCAGAAAAGACCAAGCAAGCTTTACCTCAAGAACCCCAAAAAATTTATTATATCGTCAAAAAGGGGGATACCCTTCAAAAAATCGCTAAAAAGAATGGTATCACCCTTGAGGAATTAAAGAGACTTAATCACCTTAGCGCCAAAAGGGTTAAACCTGGTCAAAAACTTCTGGTTAAGATCCTTCCTCCTGTAAGACCAGAAGAAAGAGAGCTTCCTGCTGCCGGTGAAGACAAATATCACATTGTTAAACCCGGGGAAACTCTTTATAGCATTGCTTTGCTTTACCAGGTTCCCCTTGAGAAACTGATGGAGGCCAATCACCTTGAAAATAATATTATAGTTGTTGGTCAAAAACTGCGCATCCCACCCAAATTAGAGATTGCTGAAAAACCCTTTGTCTTGCAGAGTCCAAAGGAGTCCTTAGAATCAAAAGAAGAGAGCCTATCCCAGAAATTTGAAAAAAATATACTTGACAAGAAAAATAAAATTCTTACCCCAGCCATGCTTTCCAAGGAAGGGGAAAAGGCCTTACAACAAAAGTTTATTGAACTCTCCGCCAATCTTGCCGATGCCCGTTATAAATTAGGAGGGACAGGCAATGGATATTTGGACTGTTCTGCCTTTGTAAAACTTGTTTACGAAGAGTTAGGGATAAATCTTCCTCGGAGTTCCTTACAGCAATATCAAGTTGGAGTTCCTGTAGAAAGATCGGAGCTAATTCCAGGAGATCTTGTTTTCTTCAAGACCAATGGCAAAAGAATCTCCCATGTGGGTATCTACATTGGGGACAATCGTTTTATTCACATCTCATCTTCTCGCAAAAGGGTCTCCATTGATGTTCTGGATGATCCATACTTTCAAAAGAGATATGCAGGAGCCAAAAGAGTGTTAAATGGTGAGGTGCTGGAATATTTTCAGGATTATCTGAATAAGGCTCAAAAAGATAATTCCTCAAAAAAATCTTTAACCAATCCCTCCTCTGAAAATACTACCTCAGAAGCAATTCTTTAG
- a CDS encoding ParA family protein, with amino-acid sequence MGTVITITNRKGGTGKSTTVVNLSAEFAFRGKKTLVIDLDTQGHATIGLNCPLNRSQYTIHSLLCDHKNFDLKALLKTEWENLFVIPADPLFEHGKVLNHGALKELIETAGFRNDFDFILIDTPPSFDSLLINALSASDYVLIPFLPHFLSTEGIKSLVRVFFKIAVSYNPLLKILGFVPIMMNERIKQHKKIFDLIATQFGKNRVFHGIRTDIKLVEAFENHAPVRFYSPHSRGAIDYKILADEILVEIEMRKSLNCQ; translated from the coding sequence ATGGGCACTGTAATTACAATAACCAACAGAAAAGGTGGAACAGGTAAGAGCACCACTGTTGTTAATCTTTCTGCAGAATTTGCCTTTAGAGGAAAAAAAACTTTAGTCATTGACCTTGATACACAAGGGCATGCCACTATTGGGTTAAATTGTCCTCTGAATAGAAGTCAATATACCATTCATTCTCTTTTATGTGACCATAAAAATTTTGATTTAAAAGCTTTATTAAAGACAGAGTGGGAAAATTTATTTGTTATCCCTGCTGATCCTTTATTTGAACATGGAAAGGTTTTAAATCACGGAGCGTTAAAAGAGCTAATTGAAACAGCAGGATTTCGCAATGACTTTGACTTTATCCTGATAGATACACCTCCATCCTTTGACAGTTTACTGATTAATGCACTTTCAGCCTCTGATTATGTATTGATTCCCTTTTTGCCACATTTTTTATCCACAGAGGGGATAAAAAGTTTAGTAAGGGTGTTTTTTAAAATCGCAGTTTCCTACAATCCGTTACTAAAAATACTTGGATTTGTTCCTATAATGATGAATGAGAGAATTAAGCAGCACAAAAAAATATTTGATTTAATAGCCACTCAGTTTGGAAAAAACAGGGTATTTCACGGTATCAGGACAGATATAAAATTAGTTGAAGCCTTTGAAAATCATGCACCTGTTAGGTTTTATTCCCCTCATAGTCGTGGGGCTATAGACTATAAAATTTTGGCTGATGAGATATTGGTAGAAATTGAAATGAGAAAATCACTTAATTGCCAATAG
- a CDS encoding response regulator, with the protein MNKIILIVDDSSTMLTSLKSVLELHGYKVETASNGLMALDKIKAGLKPNLIITDLNMPVMDGLEFIKNVKPLLRFTPILILTTESEQKKREEARKLGAAGWLVKPVSGTDLINVVKKFLP; encoded by the coding sequence ATGAATAAAATAATTCTTATAGTAGACGATTCATCAACAATGTTAACAAGCCTTAAATCAGTTTTGGAACTGCATGGATATAAAGTTGAGACAGCTTCAAACGGATTAATGGCACTTGATAAAATAAAAGCAGGCCTAAAACCTAATCTTATAATTACAGATTTAAACATGCCTGTTATGGACGGTCTTGAGTTTATAAAAAATGTTAAACCCCTATTACGATTTACTCCTATACTCATTCTCACTACTGAAAGTGAGCAGAAAAAAAGAGAAGAAGCGAGAAAACTTGGTGCAGCAGGATGGCTCGTAAAACCTGTATCTGGAACAGATTTGATAAATGTAGTAAAAAAATTTCTGCCATAA
- a CDS encoding chemotaxis protein CheA: protein MSNPLLKQFIIESRELLESASKIIIELEEKEDKTLINELFRLVHTLKGNSGLFNFYSMTKLLHALEDLMGLIRENELSYSSQIADILLDGMDLVSFMIEEIEKHGSLSSSIEQLAEQKSKEIRENFLKSTQKKEAEMEEKHQKKEPIQSKLDFDFSIIPEEYRMKAVKEFFNGKKIILIQYSLEAECFYKGEDPFYYVRNVPDIIWARYYLREEVLDPSLIDIYKCITNFEILSTAKKEDLVEHFKYVLDQVKLAEIEVSSLIFPHGDKNGGPVYEDFIIEAKRYLNKGNIDSLKTAINALLEFTSPTLYIASSLRWILVLIEHLPIAKVYIEPLLESIITMSMPVFTVEKKEVVYETARTAKFPDDFIKVLKTQKEVLERAKLSENSMFKNNIIIAVISVIENAILSIKNSELLNDFKTIKESKDIDLIIKWIDNILLSNLYKEETVSVKPELPKDQSLAKEITSKVSEEIDQKKASPAVSTKVLKVDEEKIDRLMNLIGELVVAKNALLYLASKVENVYQIPEIVKDIKAQYSVINRLSEEMHGAIMQVRMIPVSFVFQRYPRLVRDISKKLNKKVNLIMEGEETEADKNVIEALSDPLIHLIRNSIDHGIESPEERIKKGKPETGTVILRAKHEGDHLLIEVIDDGKGIDPNEIKIKAYKKGVITEEELEKITDEQALNLIFHPGFSTKESASDLSGRGVGMDVVKSTVENLKGSVKVKSVKNQGTTVSLSLPLSMAVSHIIIIESGEKKFGIPMDFVVETVRIPRERIHTIKGKMTTVLRDKVVPLFYLNKLLDIEKPQILNESGEYAGVVVNTTGELIGIIVDKFLGTMDIILKPFAGYLANLKIFSGTAIMGDGSVLLIINPEELIYATAD from the coding sequence ATGAGTAATCCTTTACTTAAACAGTTTATTATAGAAAGTAGAGAACTTTTAGAAAGTGCAAGTAAGATAATTATTGAACTTGAAGAAAAAGAAGACAAAACTCTCATAAATGAACTTTTCCGTCTTGTTCATACACTGAAGGGTAATTCTGGCTTATTTAATTTTTACTCTATGACAAAGCTTTTACATGCATTAGAAGATTTAATGGGTCTTATAAGGGAAAATGAATTAAGTTACAGTTCACAGATAGCGGACATCCTACTTGATGGAATGGATTTAGTCTCATTTATGATTGAAGAGATTGAGAAGCATGGTTCATTATCTTCTTCCATAGAACAATTAGCTGAACAAAAGTCTAAAGAAATAAGAGAGAATTTTTTAAAGTCAACTCAAAAAAAAGAAGCAGAAATGGAAGAAAAACACCAAAAAAAGGAACCGATACAATCAAAACTTGATTTTGATTTTTCCATTATTCCTGAAGAATATCGCATGAAAGCAGTAAAAGAGTTTTTTAATGGAAAAAAAATTATTTTAATTCAATACTCTCTTGAAGCTGAATGTTTTTATAAAGGCGAAGATCCCTTTTATTATGTGAGAAATGTTCCTGATATAATCTGGGCAAGATATTATTTAAGAGAAGAAGTTCTTGATCCATCATTGATAGATATTTATAAATGCATTACTAACTTTGAAATTTTATCAACAGCAAAAAAAGAAGACCTTGTTGAACATTTTAAGTATGTATTGGATCAGGTTAAACTTGCTGAGATTGAAGTAAGTTCTCTTATATTTCCACATGGAGATAAAAACGGTGGTCCTGTGTATGAAGATTTCATAATAGAAGCAAAAAGATACTTAAACAAAGGAAATATAGATTCATTAAAGACTGCTATAAACGCACTTTTGGAATTCACCTCTCCTACGTTGTATATTGCCTCATCATTAAGATGGATTTTAGTCCTCATTGAACATTTGCCTATAGCAAAAGTCTATATAGAACCACTTCTTGAATCTATAATAACAATGTCAATGCCTGTGTTCACAGTAGAAAAAAAAGAAGTAGTTTATGAGACAGCAAGAACAGCAAAATTTCCAGATGATTTCATAAAAGTTCTAAAAACTCAAAAAGAAGTTTTGGAGAGAGCAAAGCTTTCGGAAAACAGTATGTTTAAAAACAATATTATTATAGCTGTTATTTCTGTTATAGAAAATGCAATTTTATCAATAAAAAATTCTGAACTTTTAAATGATTTTAAAACAATAAAAGAATCAAAGGATATTGATTTAATCATAAAATGGATTGATAATATACTCTTGAGTAATCTTTATAAGGAAGAAACAGTCTCAGTTAAACCTGAATTGCCGAAAGATCAATCTTTAGCTAAAGAAATTACTTCCAAAGTATCAGAAGAGATTGATCAAAAGAAAGCCAGTCCTGCTGTTTCGACAAAAGTTTTAAAGGTTGATGAGGAAAAGATTGACAGGCTTATGAATTTAATTGGAGAGCTTGTGGTTGCCAAAAATGCTCTTCTTTATCTTGCAAGTAAGGTTGAAAATGTTTACCAAATACCAGAAATTGTTAAAGATATTAAAGCACAGTATAGCGTCATCAACCGGTTATCTGAGGAGATGCATGGTGCAATAATGCAGGTAAGAATGATTCCTGTTTCTTTTGTTTTTCAGAGATATCCAAGACTTGTAAGGGATATATCAAAGAAACTTAACAAAAAAGTAAATCTTATTATGGAAGGAGAAGAAACAGAGGCAGATAAAAATGTCATAGAGGCGCTTTCTGATCCGCTTATTCATTTAATAAGAAACAGCATTGATCACGGTATTGAATCACCTGAAGAAAGAATTAAAAAAGGTAAACCAGAAACTGGAACAGTTATTCTCAGAGCCAAACATGAAGGAGATCATCTGTTAATAGAGGTTATTGATGATGGAAAGGGCATAGATCCAAATGAAATTAAGATAAAGGCCTATAAAAAGGGAGTTATAACAGAGGAAGAACTTGAGAAAATTACCGATGAACAGGCTTTAAATCTCATTTTTCATCCAGGTTTTTCAACAAAAGAATCCGCTTCAGACCTCTCAGGCAGAGGTGTTGGAATGGATGTAGTAAAATCAACTGTGGAAAATCTTAAAGGTTCAGTTAAAGTAAAATCTGTTAAAAACCAGGGAACAACAGTATCGCTATCCTTGCCTCTTTCAATGGCTGTTTCTCATATAATAATAATAGAGTCTGGAGAGAAAAAATTTGGGATTCCTATGGATTTTGTAGTTGAAACAGTAAGAATACCAAGGGAAAGAATTCACACCATTAAAGGAAAGATGACAACTGTTTTAAGGGACAAAGTGGTGCCTCTGTTTTATCTTAATAAACTGCTGGATATAGAAAAACCCCAAATTTTAAATGAAAGTGGAGAATATGCTGGTGTTGTTGTCAATACTACAGGAGAGTTAATCGGCATAATAGTGGATAAATTTCTTGGCACTATGGATATAATTCTTAAACCCTTTGCAGGATACTTGGCAAATCTCAAGATATTTTCAGGAACAGCAATAATGGGTGATGGTTCAGTTTTATTAATAATAAATCCAGAGGAGTTAATATATGCCACTGCAGATTAA
- a CDS encoding response regulator, translated as MKKVLIVDDAATVRMYHRKLLEDAGFEVDEAINGYEALEKAYVNYYDLYIVDINMPQLDGYNFVKEIRSSESLKQSPVIMVSTEAEENDIEKAYKNGANFYIVKPVKPNEFIKICKLFSGEPYE; from the coding sequence ATGAAGAAAGTTCTGATAGTTGATGACGCAGCAACAGTAAGAATGTATCATAGAAAACTTCTTGAGGATGCTGGTTTTGAGGTTGATGAAGCTATAAATGGTTATGAAGCCCTTGAAAAAGCATACGTAAATTATTATGACCTATACATTGTTGATATTAATATGCCACAACTTGATGGTTATAATTTTGTTAAAGAGATTAGAAGTAGCGAAAGTCTTAAACAGTCACCTGTAATAATGGTTTCAACCGAAGCAGAAGAAAATGACATAGAAAAAGCATATAAAAATGGAGCAAACTTTTACATCGTAAAACCTGTTAAACCTAATGAATTTATAAAAATATGTAAACTCTTTTCGGGAGAACCATATGAGTAA
- a CDS encoding CheR family methyltransferase — protein MLKTEFEVIISDTDFERFVEFFYRKSGIYFDKSKRYFVERRLIERIKSGEFSSFKNYFLFLRYQDSGRELQELINTLTINETYFFREEYQFKCMVNSMLPEIISRKKPGSTIKIWSIPSSSGEEPYSICIYLLEYWKDIDKWDVEVIGSDIDTSVIEKARKGIYSKRSLDTLPKDIFQKYFNHISDGTFQISDELRESIRFTIVNIVDETEMKKYRGFDIIFCRNLLIYFDDLSRKLAVENLYDALNPGGFICLGHSESMSRISPLFKIRKFPEAIVYQKPLEEEE, from the coding sequence ATGTTAAAAACTGAATTTGAAGTAATAATATCTGATACTGACTTTGAAAGATTCGTAGAGTTTTTTTACAGAAAAAGTGGGATTTATTTTGATAAAAGTAAAAGATATTTTGTTGAAAGAAGACTTATAGAGAGAATTAAATCAGGAGAATTCAGCAGCTTTAAAAACTATTTTCTATTTTTAAGATATCAAGACTCAGGTAGGGAACTACAGGAACTGATAAATACTCTAACAATTAATGAAACTTATTTTTTCAGAGAAGAGTATCAGTTTAAATGTATGGTAAATAGCATGTTACCTGAAATAATATCAAGGAAGAAACCTGGAAGCACCATAAAAATATGGTCTATACCATCTTCTTCTGGTGAAGAGCCATATTCAATATGCATATATTTGCTTGAATACTGGAAGGATATTGATAAATGGGATGTGGAAGTAATAGGATCAGACATTGATACCTCTGTTATTGAGAAAGCCAGAAAAGGTATTTACTCTAAGCGTTCTCTGGATACATTACCTAAGGATATATTTCAAAAATATTTTAATCACATTAGTGATGGAACTTTTCAAATTTCTGATGAATTAAGAGAATCTATTAGGTTTACGATAGTAAATATAGTTGATGAAACAGAGATGAAAAAATACCGAGGGTTTGATATAATATTCTGTAGAAATCTTCTTATATATTTTGATGATTTATCAAGAAAATTGGCTGTAGAAAACCTTTATGATGCTTTAAATCCAGGGGGATTTATTTGTCTTGGTCATTCCGAATCCATGAGCAGAATATCTCCACTTTTTAAAATCAGAAAGTTCCCTGAAGCCATTGTTTATCAAAAACCTCTTGAGGAGGAGGAATGA
- a CDS encoding HEAT repeat domain-containing protein, which translates to MPIKRKEESEVFDIKEERRSIERNFENLIVQLSSENPKERRWAVRDLIQYKEKASGYLIAQLMKEKDISVREIIISSLITIGDELAIEGLINCLKSDDAHLRNSAIFALSQLPEKVSPYIEKLLNSPEPDMRIFAINILENFKHPDVVKWLTYVIETDNNVNVCGVALNLLAEVETKDAIPAIKKVKEKFKDEQYIQFVADLALKRINES; encoded by the coding sequence ATGCCAATAAAAAGGAAGGAAGAGAGTGAAGTATTTGATATAAAAGAAGAAAGACGAAGTATTGAGAGAAATTTTGAGAATTTAATAGTTCAGCTTTCAAGCGAAAATCCAAAAGAAAGAAGATGGGCTGTAAGAGACTTAATACAATACAAAGAAAAAGCATCAGGTTATTTAATAGCCCAACTTATGAAAGAAAAAGACATCTCAGTTCGTGAAATAATAATAAGCTCTTTAATTACAATAGGCGATGAATTAGCTATTGAAGGACTAATTAATTGCTTAAAAAGTGATGATGCCCATTTGAGGAACTCTGCAATATTTGCCCTAAGTCAATTACCTGAAAAAGTATCTCCATATATAGAAAAGCTACTTAATTCCCCAGAACCTGACATGAGAATTTTCGCCATAAATATTCTTGAGAATTTCAAACATCCTGATGTAGTTAAATGGCTTACTTATGTTATTGAAACAGATAATAATGTAAATGTTTGCGGAGTAGCTCTTAATTTACTTGCTGAGGTAGAAACAAAGGATGCTATACCAGCTATAAAAAAAGTTAAAGAAAAATTCAAAGATGAACAATATATTCAATTTGTAGCAGATTTAGCTTTGAAAAGGATCAATGAAAGCTGA
- a CDS encoding protein-glutamate methylesterase/protein-glutamine glutaminase, producing the protein MIKLLIVDDSALMRKLLREIFEKEKDFQIEVARNGIEAIEKNLSFQPDVITLDINMPEMDGLTALAHIMNQRPVPVVMVSSLTEKGALATFEALNLGAVDYVTKPGGTISLNIDLIKEELVSKVRSAVKAKLKTKALVRKIREEREKIIKPFSTKERTADERLIIIGVSTGGPRTLEEILPELPADFPIPIIVAQHMPSTFTKSFAMRLNSICELEVLEVDRPLPVEKGKIYIGKGGTDVVVSRRSGKLIVHPKPENPSFLWHPSVEILGRSVLEHCDPKKVIAVMLTGMGYDGADAFTEIKKRGGKTIAESEESAVVFGMPRELIEKGGAEVVLPSEKIAEQLILWANNKV; encoded by the coding sequence TTGATAAAGCTTTTAATTGTTGATGATTCTGCTTTAATGAGAAAACTTTTGAGGGAAATTTTTGAGAAAGAAAAAGACTTTCAGATTGAAGTTGCAAGAAATGGCATAGAAGCGATAGAGAAAAATCTCAGTTTTCAGCCCGATGTTATCACCCTTGATATCAATATGCCTGAGATGGATGGTCTTACCGCTCTTGCTCATATAATGAATCAAAGACCAGTTCCTGTTGTGATGGTTTCTTCGTTAACAGAAAAGGGTGCACTGGCAACCTTTGAAGCTCTAAACCTCGGTGCTGTTGACTATGTAACAAAACCAGGAGGAACAATCTCTTTAAATATTGACCTTATAAAGGAGGAGCTTGTATCAAAGGTAAGATCTGCTGTAAAAGCTAAATTAAAAACAAAAGCACTTGTGAGAAAAATCAGGGAGGAGAGGGAAAAAATTATTAAACCCTTTTCTACGAAAGAAAGAACAGCAGATGAAAGGCTCATAATAATAGGTGTTTCAACTGGTGGACCAAGAACTCTTGAGGAAATTCTTCCAGAACTGCCTGCTGATTTTCCAATTCCTATAATAGTAGCTCAACACATGCCTTCAACATTTACTAAATCTTTTGCTATGAGATTGAATTCTATTTGTGAGCTTGAGGTTCTTGAGGTTGACAGACCTTTACCAGTTGAAAAAGGCAAAATATACATCGGCAAAGGTGGAACTGATGTTGTTGTTTCAAGAAGGTCTGGCAAACTTATTGTTCACCCAAAACCAGAAAATCCCTCTTTTCTATGGCATCCCTCGGTGGAAATACTTGGGCGTTCTGTGCTTGAACACTGTGATCCTAAAAAAGTTATTGCAGTTATGCTTACAGGAATGGGGTATGACGGAGCTGATGCCTTTACTGAGATTAAAAAGAGAGGTGGAAAAACAATTGCTGAATCAGAAGAATCAGCAGTTGTTTTCGGAATGCCAAGAGAACTTATTGAAAAAGGTGGAGCAGAAGTTGTGCTTCCCTCAGAAAAAATAGCAGAACAGCTTATTTTATGGGCAAATAACAAGGTATAA
- a CDS encoding chemotaxis protein CheW: MMETEVSVNEFVTFQIEGEIFAINMAPMQEIIRVPQMVKVPKSPPSLIGLANLRGKVLPIINLRTVFEINEKEIDDSSRVIVVDFGETLGFLVDRVASVIEVDKSKIEETSDVQSIVKSEFLKGVIKDIAGFNMVMILNIDKIFEREFSELYSKKITEAHFKGRKIEEEKEEVFIEERQLISFLVANEEYAIPIENIQEIVQIPEHISKVPNSEKSIIGMMNLRDKILPLVSLRALFSLPEKELDEECRIVVLSLGKLSVGLVVDSVREVLRVSKSLIEPIPSILLKDEGSSEIEEICRLDRGKRLVSIISVSNLLKGKKIKEVLSSVEEEKTEMEQKKEVREQVDDEEQFVVFKIDEQEYAVPITSVQEIVRVPEDLTRVPKTPDFVEGVINLRGTILPVINLRKRFDLTEKPRDELQRIMVLIIDNLSVGFIVDTVSEVLNIPKSYIQKAIELSHEQAQLFSRVANLEKQGRVIQIIETKNLLKKEEIEKLEKSEEELEVEH, encoded by the coding sequence ATGATGGAAACTGAAGTCAGTGTTAATGAATTTGTTACTTTCCAGATTGAGGGTGAGATATTTGCAATAAATATGGCTCCTATGCAGGAGATAATCCGTGTTCCACAAATGGTTAAAGTTCCAAAATCTCCTCCCTCCCTCATAGGACTTGCAAATCTTAGAGGAAAGGTTCTTCCTATTATTAATCTCAGAACTGTTTTTGAAATTAATGAAAAGGAAATTGATGATTCAAGCAGAGTTATTGTTGTTGATTTTGGTGAGACTCTTGGTTTTCTCGTTGACAGAGTTGCAAGTGTAATAGAGGTGGATAAATCAAAAATAGAGGAAACTTCTGATGTGCAAAGTATAGTCAAATCTGAGTTCCTTAAAGGGGTTATAAAGGATATTGCAGGCTTCAATATGGTGATGATACTTAATATTGATAAGATTTTTGAAAGAGAGTTTTCTGAACTTTATTCAAAAAAAATTACAGAAGCACACTTTAAGGGCAGAAAGATAGAAGAAGAAAAAGAAGAAGTCTTTATTGAAGAAAGACAGCTTATAAGCTTTTTAGTAGCAAATGAGGAATACGCTATTCCTATTGAAAACATTCAGGAAATTGTTCAGATTCCAGAGCATATCTCAAAAGTGCCCAATTCGGAAAAATCAATAATCGGTATGATGAATCTGAGAGATAAAATTTTGCCTCTTGTAAGTTTGAGAGCTTTATTTTCTTTGCCTGAGAAAGAACTTGATGAAGAATGTAGAATTGTTGTGCTTTCCCTTGGAAAGCTTTCTGTTGGATTAGTTGTTGACAGTGTAAGAGAAGTATTAAGAGTTTCGAAATCACTTATTGAACCAATTCCTTCAATACTCCTCAAAGACGAGGGAAGTTCAGAGATTGAAGAAATTTGCCGATTAGATAGAGGAAAAAGACTTGTCTCAATAATATCCGTTTCAAATTTGTTAAAAGGAAAAAAAATAAAAGAGGTATTGAGCTCTGTAGAGGAGGAAAAAACAGAAATGGAACAAAAAAAAGAGGTTAGAGAACAAGTAGATGACGAAGAACAATTTGTTGTTTTTAAAATTGATGAGCAAGAGTATGCAGTGCCAATTACCAGTGTTCAGGAAATAGTGAGAGTTCCTGAAGATTTAACCCGTGTTCCTAAAACTCCTGATTTTGTTGAAGGAGTTATTAATTTAAGAGGGACGATTCTTCCAGTTATTAACCTTCGTAAGAGGTTTGATCTTACAGAAAAACCGAGAGATGAGCTTCAGCGTATTATGGTTTTAATTATTGATAATCTATCAGTTGGATTTATTGTTGACACTGTAAGTGAAGTCCTTAATATTCCAAAATCTTATATCCAGAAAGCTATTGAACTCTCTCATGAGCAAGCTCAACTTTTTAGCAGAGTTGCCAATCTTGAGAAGCAGGGAAGAGTAATTCAAATAATTGAAACCAAAAATCTACTTAAAAAGGAAGAGATAGAAAAATTAGAAAAATCAGAAGAAGAATTGGAGGTAGAACATTGA